Proteins encoded in a region of the Novibacillus thermophilus genome:
- a CDS encoding menaquinol-cytochrome c reductase cytochrome b/c subunit yields the protein MAHSHEDPEKIRYVGDSRVRADRPKRYPKDYSEFPGKTELFFPDFLLREWMVAVVVLVGFMALVFAHEAPLEDIADPTNTSYVPLPDWYFLFLYQLLKYDWSSGPLTPIGTVVIPGIAFGALFLAPWLDRGKERRPSKRPVATGAMLLAIVAIVYLTWAAVDEHSKNELAQGGAQQGGDGGDIAIVGEDSEGYEIYQNSSCVGCHASDLSGATAPALLGVGDKYSEEEILDIIDNGMGAMPPQGDALDPADKETLVAWLAQQKAEGGEGEEGENGEGTE from the coding sequence GTGGCACATTCTCATGAAGATCCGGAAAAAATTCGATATGTCGGCGACTCGCGTGTAAGGGCCGACAGACCCAAACGATATCCGAAAGACTACTCTGAGTTTCCGGGTAAAACCGAACTTTTTTTTCCCGACTTCCTGTTGAGGGAATGGATGGTCGCTGTCGTCGTTTTAGTTGGCTTTATGGCGTTAGTATTTGCCCACGAAGCACCGCTTGAAGATATCGCCGATCCGACCAATACGAGTTACGTTCCGCTTCCAGACTGGTACTTCTTGTTTTTATACCAGTTGCTAAAGTACGATTGGTCATCCGGACCGTTGACGCCGATCGGGACCGTCGTCATTCCCGGGATTGCGTTTGGCGCCCTGTTCTTGGCGCCGTGGCTTGACAGAGGTAAGGAAAGGCGGCCTTCTAAGCGTCCGGTGGCAACAGGGGCGATGTTACTTGCCATTGTGGCCATCGTCTACCTCACCTGGGCAGCCGTTGACGAGCACAGCAAGAACGAACTGGCACAAGGCGGCGCTCAACAGGGCGGCGACGGCGGCGACATCGCCATCGTCGGAGAAGACAGCGAAGGGTATGAGATTTATCAAAACTCGTCCTGTGTCGGCTGTCACGCTAGCGACCTTTCAGGAGCGACAGCCCCTGCCTTGTTAGGGGTCGGTGACAAGTACAGTGAAGAAGAAATTCTCGACATTATCGACAACGGGATGGGAGCAATGCCGCCGCAAGGCGACGCCTTAGACCCGGCCGATAAGGAAACGTTAGTCGCTTGGCTGGCTCAACAAAAAGCCGAAGGCGGCGAAGGTGAAGAAGGCGAAAACGGTGAAGGAACAGAATAG
- the panB gene encoding 3-methyl-2-oxobutanoate hydroxymethyltransferase: MSERKDRVTVARLQKMKREREPIAMLTAYDYPTGQLAEASGVDVVLVGDSLGMVVLGYESTVPVTLEDMVHHTRAVRRGISRPLLVADLPFLTYRLGVRDALQAAGRLMQEGGASAVKMEGGRDLAPTVKACVEAGIPVMGHIGLKPQAVHQTGYRIQGKTEQSVRELVDDAEALTEAGAFAFVLECVTEEAAQTISESVPVPTIGIGSGRQCDGQVLVFHDVVQFSVNGFRPSFVKTYADAGETVLSGLAEYVRDVKNRRFPQEQHVFHGKSAVYGGTKR, translated from the coding sequence GTGAGTGAACGTAAAGATCGAGTCACTGTCGCCAGACTGCAAAAAATGAAACGGGAACGGGAGCCAATTGCGATGCTCACCGCATACGATTACCCGACCGGCCAACTGGCCGAAGCGAGCGGTGTGGACGTCGTCCTTGTGGGCGATTCCCTCGGTATGGTGGTGTTAGGATACGAGTCGACTGTTCCCGTCACCCTGGAGGACATGGTACATCACACCCGGGCGGTGCGGCGGGGAATTTCCCGTCCGCTGCTCGTGGCCGACCTCCCGTTTCTCACCTACCGTCTTGGGGTAAGGGACGCCTTACAGGCGGCCGGCCGTTTGATGCAAGAGGGCGGCGCCTCAGCTGTGAAAATGGAAGGCGGCCGGGATCTCGCCCCCACAGTTAAAGCGTGTGTCGAGGCTGGCATCCCGGTCATGGGGCACATCGGCTTGAAACCGCAAGCTGTTCATCAGACAGGTTACCGCATCCAAGGAAAGACAGAGCAATCCGTGCGCGAGCTGGTGGACGACGCCGAGGCGTTGACAGAAGCCGGAGCTTTCGCCTTCGTACTGGAATGTGTGACCGAAGAAGCGGCACAAACGATCAGCGAGTCCGTTCCAGTGCCGACGATCGGCATCGGGTCAGGCCGCCAGTGCGACGGGCAAGTACTCGTCTTTCACGACGTCGTCCAATTCAGTGTGAACGGATTTCGACCATCTTTTGTGAAAACGTACGCCGACGCCGGGGAGACCGTTCTGAGCGGGTTAGCGGAATACGTACGCGATGTGAAAAATCGCCGCTTTCCACAAGAACAACACGTCTTTCACGGAAAAAGTGCGGTTTACGGAGGCACAAAGCGATGA
- a CDS encoding biotin--[acetyl-CoA-carboxylase] ligase, with product MDRTLREAVLQLFTNADSYLSGEEISRTLGCTRTAVWKQIHELRSIGYVFDAKPRKGYRLRERPDVVIPEEIHCFNGAKQIGKTIRYVKSTASTQHLAHEWARQGANHGSLVIADEQTGGKGRMGRTWHSPPGSGIWMSFILKPNIPLIATPHLTLLFSVAVTRALHTETGIDVSIKWPNDLFIAGRKVCGILTEVRAEADRVHYCVAGIGINVHPASVKHLPQPVRETAVSLGEVTKKPLRRAQIVASCCTEIENLMSLYEEKGFSPIRTLWESYAFMLGKQVTVRTSDGTKSGEAIGLDQSGALVLKTPSGTERIYSADMDLSR from the coding sequence ATGGACCGCACGCTCCGTGAAGCAGTGTTGCAACTGTTTACGAATGCAGATTCGTATCTTTCCGGGGAAGAGATCAGCCGCACGCTCGGATGTACGCGCACTGCCGTCTGGAAGCAAATTCACGAGTTGCGTAGCATCGGCTACGTGTTTGACGCAAAGCCTCGTAAGGGCTACCGCTTGAGAGAACGCCCCGACGTCGTGATTCCGGAAGAAATACACTGTTTTAACGGGGCAAAACAGATTGGGAAAACGATTCGCTATGTCAAATCGACGGCATCGACGCAGCATTTGGCCCACGAATGGGCGCGACAAGGAGCTAATCACGGATCCCTCGTGATTGCAGACGAGCAAACGGGGGGAAAGGGGCGGATGGGCAGAACGTGGCATTCTCCGCCGGGAAGCGGAATTTGGATGAGTTTCATCTTAAAGCCAAACATTCCGCTCATCGCGACGCCCCATCTCACCTTGCTATTTTCTGTTGCCGTCACACGAGCTCTCCACACTGAAACGGGGATCGATGTCTCCATCAAGTGGCCCAACGATTTATTTATTGCCGGTCGGAAAGTGTGCGGGATTTTGACCGAAGTGCGGGCAGAAGCGGACCGGGTTCACTACTGTGTGGCCGGAATTGGGATTAACGTCCATCCAGCCTCGGTGAAACATTTGCCCCAACCGGTACGGGAGACGGCCGTCTCCCTCGGCGAGGTCACAAAAAAACCGTTGCGCAGAGCCCAGATTGTCGCCTCCTGTTGCACTGAGATTGAAAATCTCATGTCGCTGTACGAGGAAAAAGGGTTTTCACCTATTCGTACGCTGTGGGAGAGTTATGCCTTTATGCTGGGGAAACAGGTGACGGTCCGCACATCTGACGGGACGAAGTCGGGGGAAGCGATTGGCCTCGACCAGAGCGGCGCGTTGGTATTGAAGACGCCGTCGGGCACTGAACGCATTTATTCTGCAGACATGGACCTCTCACGATAA
- a CDS encoding DUF1405 domain-containing protein, with product MRTTWQWFLRQLGQRWMLWSLFFINFFGSMYGFYWYKNQLIEVGSWWNIFVPDSPTASAAFTIVLALFLARRSQPLLEAFAAVTLFKYGVWAIVMIVAGAAQNAVLHGGNALSYMQWTDWMLMASHGGMAVQALLYGRFYTYRVRHLVIVGAWTLLNDAVDYVFDLHPWLPSSIAEYDHIVGAYTLTLSVLSITLAAWLVFKPGRKQQSIGERVS from the coding sequence TTGCGCACAACATGGCAATGGTTTTTGCGTCAACTTGGGCAAAGGTGGATGCTGTGGTCACTGTTTTTCATTAATTTCTTTGGAAGCATGTACGGCTTTTACTGGTACAAGAATCAACTCATCGAAGTCGGCAGTTGGTGGAACATATTTGTGCCCGACAGTCCGACGGCAAGTGCCGCCTTTACAATCGTTCTCGCTCTGTTTTTGGCCAGGCGGTCGCAACCGTTGTTGGAAGCTTTTGCCGCTGTCACTCTTTTTAAATACGGTGTCTGGGCGATCGTGATGATTGTGGCCGGAGCTGCGCAAAACGCTGTCCTCCACGGCGGCAACGCGTTGTCTTACATGCAGTGGACGGACTGGATGTTAATGGCGTCCCACGGGGGGATGGCTGTACAAGCCCTGCTTTACGGTCGGTTTTATACATACCGCGTGAGACATTTAGTCATTGTCGGCGCTTGGACGCTGTTGAATGACGCTGTGGATTACGTCTTCGACCTTCATCCGTGGCTGCCTTCGTCCATTGCAGAGTACGATCACATCGTCGGCGCTTACACATTGACCCTCAGTGTTCTTTCGATTACGTTAGCCGCCTGGCTCGTCTTCAAACCTGGGAGAAAACAGCAGTCAATCGGTGAAAGGGTCTCCTGA
- a CDS encoding DUF2487 family protein: MIWDKLDEQDWKKAAPYVDTVLVAVCDIKPENKLDLSSQTSRTVYVASEIERQLKGRVMLMPPVSYLSNEPWFQSYVSSIRSRAEKGGFRHLFFVVEERVLETTPGVDWGTALTVSGDDNSDAQIRQLCEQIVRQWQEEV, encoded by the coding sequence ATGATTTGGGACAAGCTCGACGAACAAGACTGGAAAAAAGCCGCTCCGTATGTCGACACTGTGTTGGTGGCGGTTTGCGACATTAAACCGGAAAACAAATTAGACTTGTCTAGCCAAACAAGCCGAACAGTTTACGTGGCTTCGGAAATCGAACGGCAGTTAAAGGGTCGCGTCATGCTAATGCCGCCTGTTTCTTACCTCTCAAACGAACCGTGGTTTCAATCTTACGTCTCCTCTATACGAAGCCGGGCTGAGAAGGGTGGGTTCAGACACCTTTTTTTTGTTGTAGAAGAACGCGTACTGGAAACAACACCAGGAGTCGACTGGGGGACGGCCCTCACTGTCTCAGGAGACGATAATTCTGATGCGCAAATCCGACAGTTGTGTGAACAAATTGTACGACAATGGCAAGAAGAGGTATGA
- the bshA gene encoding N-acetyl-alpha-D-glucosaminyl L-malate synthase BshA has product MYRIGITCYPTHGGSGVVATELGKLLAEKGHEVHFITYNMPFRLGKFYRNICYHEVEVNVYPLFQYPPYDLSLASKMAEVAEQKKLDLLHVHYAVPHAVCALLAKQMVGDSLKVVTTLHGTDITVLGYDRSLHKAIRLGIESSDAVTAVSDSLIGETRRLFHINRPITRVYNFVDPRVYYPRHVDRLRSEYASDTEKILLHISNFRKVKRVDDVVKVFHAVQSHIPAKLLLVGEGPEWSEVRQQVNQLGLEDRVMFLGKQDEVAQIISLADVLLLPSEKESFGLVALEAMACGVPTVASNVGGLPEVVEHGVTGFLSDVGNTDDMAANALKLLTDRDLFDQFRKQCIERAHTRFAAQKIVAEYEAVYDHVVAR; this is encoded by the coding sequence ATGTACCGTATTGGCATCACGTGTTATCCGACCCACGGCGGTTCCGGCGTCGTTGCCACCGAACTGGGAAAATTGCTGGCTGAAAAAGGGCACGAAGTTCACTTCATTACATACAACATGCCGTTTCGCCTGGGCAAATTTTACCGCAACATTTGCTACCATGAAGTTGAAGTTAACGTTTACCCGCTGTTTCAATACCCGCCGTACGACCTCAGTCTGGCGAGCAAAATGGCCGAAGTCGCGGAGCAGAAAAAACTCGATCTGTTGCACGTCCACTACGCTGTTCCGCACGCAGTGTGTGCGCTCTTGGCCAAACAGATGGTCGGCGATTCCCTTAAAGTCGTCACCACACTACACGGGACCGACATTACCGTACTCGGGTACGACCGTTCGCTGCACAAAGCCATTCGCCTCGGAATCGAATCGAGTGATGCGGTCACGGCTGTGTCCGACAGTTTGATTGGGGAGACGCGCCGACTATTCCATATCAACCGCCCTATTACACGGGTGTACAATTTTGTCGACCCCCGCGTGTACTACCCGAGGCATGTGGATCGCTTGCGATCCGAGTACGCGAGTGACACCGAGAAAATATTGTTGCACATCTCCAATTTTCGTAAAGTAAAGCGCGTCGACGACGTCGTGAAAGTCTTTCACGCAGTCCAGTCCCACATCCCCGCCAAACTCCTCCTCGTCGGGGAAGGGCCTGAGTGGTCTGAAGTTCGCCAACAGGTCAACCAGTTGGGCTTAGAGGACCGCGTCATGTTTCTGGGCAAACAGGACGAAGTGGCCCAAATCATTTCCCTCGCCGACGTTTTGCTACTCCCTTCGGAAAAGGAGAGTTTCGGGTTGGTCGCCCTGGAGGCGATGGCGTGCGGCGTCCCCACGGTGGCATCCAATGTCGGCGGTTTACCTGAGGTCGTTGAACACGGTGTGACCGGCTTTTTGTCCGATGTGGGGAACACGGACGACATGGCGGCCAACGCCTTGAAACTGTTAACCGATCGGGACTTGTTCGACCAGTTTCGGAAACAGTGCATCGAGCGGGCACACACGCGGTTTGCCGCCCAAAAAATAGTCGCAGAATACGAGGCCGTGTACGACCATGTCGTCGCCAGGTGA
- a CDS encoding CCA tRNA nucleotidyltransferase, protein MFDQSAPLFREAFRLVEELEGAGYQAYVVGGSVRDAMLGRPVHDVDIATSATPAEVQRLFPRTVATGLKYGTVTVVTGRYTFEVTTFRREGPYGDARHPDFVQFAADVTDDLARRDFTINAMAVDSRGVVTDPFDGQKDLQRKVIRCVGDPRERFREDALRMLRAARFAAQLGFDVSPATIDAIKAERKGLAKLAVERITGELHKILSAVEPGRALRLLWSACLIEEIAALFLNRFPASPPRNQLASLEAETDVYLRWILFLRLCGVKSSEAQRVCRELKLPRKWTRELSLLWREGEKWSNGLMSNAEVRRTVFAHGLKRSLRIVRLAYRFGRLSRREEQLWRRRFRHADWEMPLDDPSQLALDGRALMQISGREPGPWIGRVLDTLLDKVVSGEVINHPSRLEKEWRLHGPHAP, encoded by the coding sequence ATGTTCGACCAAAGTGCGCCGCTGTTTCGCGAAGCGTTTCGGCTGGTCGAGGAACTGGAGGGAGCGGGCTATCAAGCGTACGTCGTCGGCGGCTCTGTCCGGGATGCCATGCTCGGGCGTCCCGTCCACGATGTCGACATCGCCACTTCCGCCACTCCGGCTGAAGTGCAACGCCTGTTTCCCCGGACGGTGGCCACCGGTTTGAAGTACGGAACGGTCACGGTCGTCACTGGACGCTATACATTCGAAGTGACGACCTTCCGCCGGGAAGGACCGTACGGAGATGCTCGGCATCCCGATTTCGTTCAATTTGCAGCGGATGTAACCGATGATCTCGCCCGGCGGGACTTTACGATTAACGCCATGGCGGTTGACTCCCGCGGGGTTGTGACAGATCCGTTTGACGGGCAAAAAGACCTGCAGCGCAAAGTCATACGCTGTGTAGGGGACCCACGGGAACGCTTTCGCGAAGACGCCCTCAGGATGCTGCGGGCTGCCCGTTTTGCGGCACAACTCGGGTTTGACGTCTCTCCAGCGACAATTGACGCGATAAAAGCAGAAAGGAAGGGGCTCGCCAAGTTGGCTGTGGAGCGAATCACCGGTGAGCTGCACAAAATTTTGTCCGCTGTTGAGCCGGGACGCGCGCTCCGCCTGTTGTGGTCAGCTTGCTTGATCGAGGAGATCGCTGCGCTCTTCCTCAATCGTTTTCCTGCATCCCCTCCGCGGAACCAGCTAGCGTCGCTGGAGGCTGAAACGGATGTTTATTTGCGCTGGATTTTGTTTTTGCGCTTGTGCGGCGTCAAGTCAAGTGAGGCACAACGTGTATGCCGCGAACTGAAATTGCCGCGCAAGTGGACCCGTGAGCTGTCGCTCTTGTGGAGGGAAGGGGAAAAGTGGTCGAACGGGTTGATGAGCAACGCCGAAGTGCGGCGCACAGTGTTCGCCCACGGGTTGAAGCGCTCTTTGCGCATCGTCCGCCTGGCGTACCGTTTCGGCCGGTTGTCGCGCCGCGAAGAACAGTTGTGGCGTCGCCGCTTCAGACACGCCGACTGGGAGATGCCCTTAGATGACCCGTCACAGCTCGCACTCGACGGAAGGGCTCTGATGCAAATATCCGGGCGCGAACCGGGGCCGTGGATTGGGCGCGTGCTCGACACTTTGCTCGACAAAGTCGTGTCCGGGGAAGTGATCAACCATCCGTCGCGCTTGGAAAAGGAGTGGAGATTACATGGACCGCACGCTCCGTGA
- a CDS encoding ubiquinol-cytochrome c reductase iron-sulfur subunit has translation MSEQQSHNQNQANDDNSDGLQPERVSRRRFLTYSLASVGGFLASGILFPMVRMAVDPVLKHGEEGEFVKVGTVDEFNDVPKEVPFTKPVKDGWYETEEKLTAWIMKDENGDILALSPICTHLGCTVNWEGGGNENRFFCPCHFGLYYKNGLNVPNTPPPEPLQKYEVKIEGNDVYLGPLQPNPVTEKPEGES, from the coding sequence ATGAGTGAACAACAGTCGCACAACCAAAATCAAGCAAATGACGACAATTCGGATGGCTTGCAGCCTGAACGCGTGTCCCGTCGGCGATTTTTAACGTATTCGCTTGCCAGTGTGGGCGGTTTCCTCGCGTCGGGCATTTTGTTTCCGATGGTGCGCATGGCAGTCGACCCTGTGTTGAAGCACGGGGAAGAAGGCGAATTCGTCAAAGTGGGAACGGTTGATGAGTTCAACGACGTACCAAAAGAAGTTCCCTTCACAAAGCCGGTTAAAGATGGGTGGTATGAAACCGAGGAGAAGTTGACCGCCTGGATCATGAAAGACGAAAACGGGGACATCCTCGCCCTTTCACCGATTTGTACGCACCTCGGCTGTACCGTTAACTGGGAAGGTGGAGGCAACGAAAACCGCTTCTTCTGCCCTTGCCACTTTGGGCTGTACTACAAAAACGGTTTGAACGTTCCGAACACGCCACCGCCAGAGCCGCTTCAAAAATACGAGGTGAAAATTGAGGGGAATGATGTATACCTGGGACCACTCCAACCGAATCCCGTCACTGAAAAGCCGGAGGGTGAATCATAA
- a CDS encoding sporulation protein YpjB: MLRKAVCFMAAAMIVIGNVPHVSAQDSLESMVQLSEEFYTLTKTEDWTEARNTLWKLTHTFSRHNWKDTDLSVEGLHALSDALIQAKRALTKANPDGHEILMHGIRVRLGFDALENREQPLWHRYYSTLKQDVSQLKDAVPTEDKTEIQQSLDRLYAHYHLIQPALYVSRTPEVIERVDALFTYMGEQIHDVTVNRQQLQQAVEQWEKLIPPLFYGTDAEVLAVGQLPEYSIHLTTWLLAVLIGGVLTYVVWRKAQGEQVIRL, from the coding sequence ATGCTCAGAAAAGCTGTCTGTTTTATGGCCGCCGCCATGATCGTGATCGGAAACGTGCCGCATGTGTCTGCCCAGGATTCCCTGGAGTCGATGGTGCAGCTGTCAGAGGAATTTTACACGTTGACGAAAACAGAAGACTGGACTGAGGCGCGAAATACGCTGTGGAAGCTGACCCATACGTTCAGCAGGCACAACTGGAAAGACACCGATTTGTCAGTTGAAGGGCTTCACGCTTTGTCTGATGCCTTGATTCAAGCCAAGCGCGCCCTGACGAAGGCCAATCCCGATGGGCACGAAATTCTAATGCACGGGATACGGGTCAGGTTGGGCTTCGATGCATTAGAAAACCGCGAGCAACCGTTATGGCACCGTTACTACAGCACTTTGAAACAAGATGTCTCACAGTTAAAAGACGCCGTACCGACGGAAGATAAAACTGAAATTCAACAGTCCCTTGACCGCCTGTACGCCCATTACCACTTGATTCAACCGGCACTGTACGTCTCCCGTACACCGGAAGTGATCGAACGCGTGGATGCGCTGTTTACGTATATGGGAGAACAAATTCACGACGTCACGGTCAACCGTCAGCAGCTGCAACAAGCCGTCGAACAATGGGAAAAATTGATTCCACCGTTATTTTACGGGACGGATGCGGAAGTTTTGGCTGTCGGCCAGCTACCAGAGTATTCAATCCACTTAACGACGTGGCTGTTAGCCGTTTTAATCGGAGGGGTGTTAACGTACGTCGTTTGGAGAAAAGCTCAAGGAGAACAAGTCATTCGCCTTTAG
- a CDS encoding YitT family protein: protein MRQHIQNVTMILLGALICAFGVNYFTIPNQLAEGGLTGVALILKYTFDLSPALTTLALNIPLFIIGWRELGRTSMVYTIIGTTAFSLFLWVTEDIGTPVDGDMLLAALYAGVSVGLGLGIIFRFGGTTGGADIVVRLANKYFGWSMGRAMFTIDLAVILSSAYIIGREKAMYTVVAVFIGGRVIDFVQEGAYAAKAAFIISNLSAEISSKMMDDMNRGTTLLKGKGGYTGRDKDVLYCVVHRNEITRLKKVVHSVDPYAFVVISDVHDVLGEGFSFTEEEKQKMFLEKQSRERPAKGE, encoded by the coding sequence ATGCGACAACACATTCAAAATGTGACCATGATTTTGCTCGGTGCGCTCATTTGCGCTTTCGGCGTCAATTATTTTACCATCCCCAACCAGTTAGCAGAAGGAGGGTTGACGGGTGTGGCGTTGATCCTCAAGTATACGTTCGACCTCTCCCCGGCCTTGACGACGCTCGCCCTCAACATTCCGCTGTTTATCATCGGCTGGCGGGAACTGGGACGCACGTCTATGGTGTACACCATTATCGGAACGACCGCTTTTTCCTTGTTTTTATGGGTGACGGAGGACATAGGCACCCCAGTCGACGGCGATATGCTGCTCGCTGCCCTGTACGCCGGAGTGTCCGTTGGGCTTGGTCTGGGCATTATCTTTCGCTTTGGGGGAACGACCGGAGGAGCGGACATCGTCGTGAGACTGGCGAACAAATACTTCGGATGGAGTATGGGCCGGGCGATGTTCACGATCGACTTAGCCGTCATATTGTCTTCTGCCTACATTATCGGAAGGGAAAAGGCGATGTACACAGTTGTGGCAGTATTTATAGGCGGGCGGGTCATCGATTTCGTGCAGGAAGGTGCATACGCCGCCAAAGCGGCGTTTATCATTTCCAATCTATCGGCGGAGATTTCTTCGAAAATGATGGACGACATGAACCGCGGCACGACCCTTCTGAAAGGGAAAGGCGGTTATACGGGACGGGACAAAGACGTCTTGTACTGCGTCGTGCACCGAAACGAAATTACCAGATTAAAAAAAGTCGTCCACAGTGTGGACCCGTATGCTTTCGTCGTCATTAGCGATGTGCACGACGTCCTTGGAGAAGGCTTCTCGTTTACCGAAGAGGAGAAGCAGAAGATGTTCTTAGAAAAGCAGTCGAGAGAACGTCCGGCTAAAGGCGAATGA
- the mgsA gene encoding methylglyoxal synthase has protein sequence MHIAFIAHDRKKDDMVHFATAYRGLLKNHVLYATGTTGKRIMEATGLNVHLMCSGPLGGDQQIGALVATNQLDCVIFFRDPLTAQPHEPDIIALLRLCDVQEIPLATNLATAEILLKAMERGELAWRETVRRTT, from the coding sequence ATGCACATCGCATTTATCGCCCACGACCGCAAGAAGGACGACATGGTTCACTTTGCGACGGCGTATCGGGGCCTGTTGAAAAACCACGTCTTATACGCCACAGGGACGACTGGAAAAAGAATCATGGAAGCGACAGGACTCAACGTTCACCTGATGTGTTCCGGTCCACTAGGCGGAGACCAACAAATTGGGGCGCTCGTGGCAACGAATCAGCTGGACTGCGTCATTTTTTTCCGCGATCCCCTGACGGCGCAACCTCACGAACCGGACATCATCGCGCTCCTGCGCCTGTGCGATGTTCAAGAAATCCCCCTCGCAACAAACTTGGCGACAGCCGAAATTTTGCTGAAGGCGATGGAAAGAGGAGAGCTGGCCTGGCGCGAAACTGTGCGTCGCACGACATAA
- the qcrB gene encoding menaquinol-cytochrome c reductase cytochrome b subunit yields the protein MLRKIYDWIDERVDITPLWRDLADHEVPEHVNPAHHFSAFVYCFGGLTFFIVLIQILSGMFLALYYVPDILNAHASMEYLQHELAFGAIVRGMHHWGASVVIVMLFLHTLRVFFQGAYKKPRELNWVVGMLIFFVMLGLGFTGYLLPWDNKAYFATKVGIEIAGSVPVLGPYIAQFLQGGPVVGAETLTRFFAIHVFFLPAALLGLLAVHFILIRRQGISGPL from the coding sequence ATGTTGCGTAAAATTTACGACTGGATAGACGAGCGTGTCGACATCACTCCGTTGTGGCGCGACTTAGCGGATCATGAAGTTCCAGAGCACGTCAACCCTGCCCATCACTTTTCAGCATTTGTGTACTGCTTCGGTGGTTTGACGTTTTTCATTGTCTTGATTCAAATTTTGTCGGGAATGTTTCTCGCCTTATACTACGTGCCCGATATTTTGAACGCTCACGCCAGCATGGAGTATTTACAGCACGAATTGGCTTTCGGAGCTATCGTGCGGGGCATGCACCACTGGGGTGCGAGTGTGGTCATCGTCATGTTGTTTTTGCACACGTTGCGCGTCTTTTTCCAGGGAGCTTACAAAAAGCCGCGAGAATTAAACTGGGTCGTCGGGATGCTTATTTTCTTCGTGATGTTAGGTTTAGGTTTTACCGGATATCTTTTGCCGTGGGACAACAAAGCGTACTTTGCCACGAAGGTCGGCATTGAGATCGCTGGTTCCGTCCCAGTGTTAGGTCCTTATATTGCTCAGTTTCTGCAAGGCGGGCCAGTCGTAGGGGCCGAAACGTTGACGCGCTTTTTCGCCATTCACGTTTTCTTCCTGCCGGCTGCACTGTTGGGCTTGCTTGCTGTCCACTTTATCCTCATTCGCAGACAAGGCATCTCTGGGCCACTATAA
- a CDS encoding nucleotide pyrophosphohydrolase: MTMKEIQREVHRYISQFEEGYFSPLAMLARLSEEVGELAREVNHRYGEKPKKAEEAERQMSTEMGDILFVLVCFANSLNIDLEDAFKTVMNKFRTRDAERWTRKGSQNE, translated from the coding sequence ATGACGATGAAAGAAATTCAACGAGAAGTCCACCGCTATATCAGCCAATTTGAAGAAGGTTACTTTTCTCCCCTGGCCATGTTGGCGCGTCTGTCGGAAGAAGTGGGAGAACTCGCCCGTGAAGTGAACCACCGCTACGGGGAAAAGCCAAAAAAGGCGGAAGAAGCGGAACGACAGATGAGCACAGAGATGGGAGACATTTTGTTTGTGTTAGTGTGTTTCGCCAATTCGTTAAATATTGATCTGGAAGACGCGTTTAAAACGGTCATGAACAAATTTCGGACGAGAGATGCGGAAAGATGGACGAGGAAGGGATCACAAAATGAGTGA